In Aspergillus oryzae RIB40 DNA, chromosome 6, one genomic interval encodes:
- a CDS encoding putative TBP interacting domain protein (predicted protein), with protein sequence MSLLLFFDSLVANLEEQSSLFSAIGSICSKGLARATSKSKNRRKSIRLVNPACMRHRGRVGGRQAVYHALQKGADESTLERMVVLDDHILQLQEQLTDLKGYVKRARAELATLRATPLAFDLQKSINQLQVEKETTFAILTQARGTSAREVDEEGRTITKRVWERWQKRVNLRRKVCRDLWRRCLEMVDKDVTREELWGQAKILMGLHHLSSVPFPVYGV encoded by the exons ATGTCTCTCCTTCTGTTCTTTGATAGTCTGGTAGCTAACCTAGAAGAGCAGTCGTCCCTATTCA GCGCAATCGGAAGCATATGCAGCAAAGGTCTTGCGAGAGCTacatcaaagtcaaaaaatCGAAGGAAGAGCATCCGGTTAGTGAATCCTGCATGCATGCGTCACCGTGGGAGGGTGGGTG GGAGGCAGGCAGTTTATCATGCTCTACAGAAGGGGGCCGATGAAAGCACATTAGAGAGAATGGTGGTTCTGGATGATCACATTCTTCAGCTGCAGGAACAGCTTACTGACCTCAAAGGCTATGTTAAAAGGGCGCGAGCTGAGCTGGCAACTCTGCGTGCGACTCCCTTGGCTTTTGACCTCCAAAAGAGCATCAACCAACTTCaagtggaaaaggagactACATTCGCGATTCTAACTCAAGCCCGGGGCACCAGCGCGAGAgaggtggatgaggaaggcAGAACCATCACCAAAAGAGTATGGGAACGCTGGCAGAAGCGTGTTAATTTACGGAGGAAGGTATGTCGCGATttgtggagaagatgtctaGAGATGGTGGATAAGGATGTGACTCGAGAAGAGCTctgg GGGCAAGCTAAAATATTGATGGGCCTTCACCACCTCTCGTCAGTTCCCTTTCCAGTGTACGGTGTTTAA
- a CDS encoding putative spindle poison sensitivity protein Scp3 (predicted protein) has translation MQVSASRNTPSQPPPSHTPRAHNRLSGDMKNRAPLPVPSGTIQNGHSRNLSGFDMAARSPPNQSNTKHVPCKFFRQGACQAGPACPFLHSTDAAIDYAPCKYFTKGNCKFGAKCALAHILPDGRRVNRPNPGVGMGGSHLNLGGRVNPQAYVNQDSALTNSVLSQQRMNGQEPRYGPQVHSQEEYATTHSPQQPYDAIPTIDAGLASDAGSKYGSPIDDMRFPMSPNHRHLTALDAPLPASFDSQGISHAARYGPVAASMPSKFGLKLSPPAQRIGAPSDALRSLRDTAYGSDLRKPPSFMGSSPPGIPEDGPGPRFLHSQRSVKPRMLSASVPRLTALDDWDDSNFPMEEDYLPINLHDDVLTPQERLRRLSRTDYEPSSSHRDLSGLGMTGTSLSKVGSPLASSPSRFGALFAKQRQKKEEDAHGTSLPQVGSPLRESSLNFGASPSLGPIGSRQTSGDVSPFVSTPSRQQSTSMISQQLSSMSLHPGPARHSSSVGASGRLDRTVSSPVSTSRIDEEQGDLVFSMEEEENNKRNCTSWSTSKAESHDDDSTPTTCRAGAEGKFCGGKDGGGEGVGSGGGDS, from the exons ATGCAAGTGTCGGCCTCTCGCAATactccttctcaacctccaccTTCCCACACACCCCGTGCCCATAATCGCCTTTCAGGCGACATGAAAAACCGTGCTCCACTTCCGGTTCCCTCTGGGACTATCCAGAACGGCCATTCCCGCAATCTTTCAGGCTTTGACATGGCTGCCCGTAGCCCTCCTAATCAAAGCA ATACTAAGCACGTCCCCTGCAAATTCTTTCGTCAAGGAGCTTGTCAGGCGGGACCTGCCTGTCCTTTCTTACATTCTACCGATGCTGCGATTGACTATGCGCCGTGTAAATACTTCACGAAG GGCAACTGCAAGTTTGGAGCCAAGTGCGCGCTGGCGCATATTCTCCCTGATGGCCGACGGGTTAATCGACCCAACCCTGGTGTAGGAATGGGCGGTAGTCACCTCAATCTAGGTGGCAGGGTTAATCCCCAAGCGTATGTGAATCAAGATTCAGCTTTGACGAATTCTGTCCTTTCGCAACAGCGAATGAACGGTCAAGAGCCCCGATATGGCCCTCAAGTTCATTCGCAAGAGGAATATGCTACCACACACTCTCCACAACAACCATATGACGCCATTCCCACCATCGACGCGGGCTTGGCTTCAGACGCCGGGTCTAAGTACGGTTCTCCGATTGATGACATGCGATTTCCCATGTCTCCAAATCACCGTCATTTAACCGCACTTGACGCACCCCTCCCTGCCTCCTTTGATAGCCAAGGAATATCGCACGCCGCTCGTTATGGGCCAGTAGCCGCTTCTATGCCATCGAAATTCGGACTGAAACTATCCCCGCCCGCCCAAAGGATTGGCGCCCCCTCCGATGCGCTCCGAAGTCTCCGCGATACCGCATATGGATCGGATTTAAGGAAGCCACCTTCTTTCATGGGCTCTTCCCCTCCTGGGATTCCTGAGGATGGCCCGGGACCTCGATTTTTGCATTCACAGCGTTCGGTGAAACCACGAATGCTCTCTGCGAGTGTTCCGCGGCTTACCGCCTTAGATGATTGGGATGACAGCAATTTCCCGATGGAGGAGGACTACCTGCCTATCAATTTGCACGACGATGTGCTGACGCCGCAGGAGCGGCTGCGACGTCTTTCACGCACAGATTATGAACCTAGTTCAAGTCATCGTGATCTCAGTGGGCTTGGTATGACTGGTACCAGTCTTTCAAAAGTCGGTTCGCCTCTGGCGTCCAGCCCATCCAGATTTGGTGCCCTTTTTGCGAAACAgcgacagaagaaggaggaggatgcaCATGGCACCTCACTACCACAAGTCGGATCTCCTCTCCGTGAGTCTTCGTTAAACTTTGGCGCAAGTCCCAGCCTTGGCCCCATCGGAAGCCGGCAGACGTCGGGTGACGTCTCGCCCTTTGTCTCTACTCCTTCTCGACAGCAGTCAACGTCCATGATATCGCAACAACTCAGCAGTATGTCACTTCACCCTGGACCTGCCCGTCATTCTTCATCAGTGGGAGCTAGTGGCCGTCTCGACCGTACTGTCTCGTCGCCTGTCAGTACCAGCAGAATCGATGAGGAGCAAGGAGACTTGGTTTtctccatggaagaagaagagaacaacAAACGGAATTGTACCTCCTGGAGTACCAGTAAAGCTGAGTCCCACGATGACGATTCTACACCGACGA CCTGCCgagcaggagcagaaggCAAATTCTGTGGAGGCAAAGACgggggtggagaaggtgtGGGCTCAGGTGGTGGGGACTCCTAG